Proteins co-encoded in one Bremerella sp. TYQ1 genomic window:
- a CDS encoding NADH-quinone oxidoreductase subunit A: protein MGLSTTIVAYLILFTLGGFGFVLVNLLLGSILRPNNPHEEKQEIYECGEPTIGSSFVQFDLRFYVVALLFIIFDVEVAFFFPWAVVFGKSTQLAQPEMPAIVEMEDGTKAVGPAYAGLMTELGLPIEDQQLLTAEDVAEKNAEVQSAASKLVWTCVADIMLFFAVLMVGFAYVWKRGDLDWVRSMAGHAHTRTQSKASWHDSTQVVSAP from the coding sequence ATGGGTTTATCTACCACGATTGTCGCCTACCTGATCCTGTTCACCTTGGGTGGATTTGGGTTTGTGCTGGTGAACTTGCTGCTGGGAAGTATCTTGCGGCCCAACAATCCGCACGAAGAAAAGCAAGAGATCTACGAGTGTGGCGAGCCAACGATCGGCTCGAGCTTTGTGCAGTTCGATCTCCGCTTTTACGTGGTGGCGTTGCTGTTCATTATCTTCGACGTTGAAGTGGCGTTCTTCTTTCCCTGGGCGGTTGTCTTTGGCAAGTCAACGCAACTGGCTCAGCCGGAAATGCCTGCGATTGTTGAGATGGAAGATGGCACCAAAGCAGTCGGGCCTGCCTATGCCGGCTTGATGACCGAGTTGGGCTTGCCGATCGAAGACCAGCAACTTCTTACAGCAGAAGATGTAGCTGAGAAGAACGCCGAAGTGCAATCGGCGGCTTCCAAGTTGGTGTGGACCTGTGTTGCTGACATCATGCTTTTCTTTGCGGTGTTAATGGTCGGATTTGCCTACGTCTGGAAGCGAGGCGATCTCGACTGGGTTCGCTCCATGGCTGGGCATGCGCACACGCGGACTCAATCGAAAGCGAGTTGGCACGATTCCACCCAGGTCGTTTCTGCTCCGTAA
- a CDS encoding aldehyde dehydrogenase (NADP(+)) has translation MAAEQVLIGGKWRDAKHTETFQAENPALKEALPEQYPVSSWEDIDEALEAAAVAYTEMRRMAVEKVELFLNRFAELLDENKQALCELANKESGLPVSPRLLDVEMPRTINQLRLAASAAVEGTWRAATIDTKTGIRSCFSGLGPVAVFGPNNFPLAFNGASGGDFAAAVAAGNPVIIKANPAQPGTTRELAKLAHQAADESGLPPAAVQLVFHMANEDGLRLVADPRLGAVGFTGSKTAGLKLKEAADQVGKPIYLEMSSVNPVVILPGALAERGDALAGEFQTSCLMAAGQFCTNPGLVILLEDEHSGKFIETVKSGFASAPSGTLLTKGVEAGLTQNLKVLIDAGADVEASGSGEGSSSGYTCPNTLLSVTAEKFLSNTEAFQTEAFGNSSLIVKAKNLAEVCSVIDSLEGNLTGTIYSETQGADDPAYDQVAHHLRPKVGRLIDDKMPTGVAVSAAMNHGGPFPATGHPGFTAVGIPASIHRFAALYCYDNVRAHRLPRVLQDENPTGKTWRFIDGEWTQKSV, from the coding sequence ATGGCGGCTGAACAGGTTCTCATCGGCGGTAAATGGCGCGACGCGAAGCATACCGAAACGTTCCAGGCAGAGAACCCCGCGCTGAAGGAAGCACTGCCGGAGCAGTACCCTGTCAGCAGTTGGGAAGACATCGACGAAGCCTTGGAAGCAGCGGCTGTGGCCTACACGGAAATGCGCCGCATGGCGGTCGAGAAGGTGGAATTGTTTCTCAATCGTTTCGCCGAGCTATTGGACGAAAACAAGCAGGCGTTGTGCGAACTGGCCAACAAAGAAAGTGGGTTGCCGGTCTCGCCGCGATTGCTTGATGTCGAGATGCCACGGACGATCAATCAACTGCGTCTCGCCGCGAGTGCTGCCGTCGAAGGAACCTGGCGTGCCGCAACGATTGATACGAAGACGGGAATTCGCTCCTGTTTTTCAGGGCTGGGGCCGGTTGCTGTCTTCGGTCCGAATAACTTTCCGCTCGCTTTCAATGGAGCGTCCGGAGGGGACTTCGCCGCAGCCGTTGCGGCTGGAAATCCGGTCATTATCAAAGCCAATCCTGCTCAGCCAGGCACAACGCGTGAGTTGGCCAAGCTGGCTCATCAAGCGGCGGATGAAAGTGGATTGCCGCCGGCTGCCGTTCAGCTGGTCTTTCACATGGCGAACGAAGATGGCTTGCGATTGGTGGCCGATCCACGCTTAGGTGCGGTCGGTTTCACCGGAAGTAAAACGGCGGGCCTCAAGCTGAAGGAAGCCGCCGACCAAGTTGGCAAGCCGATCTATCTCGAGATGTCGAGTGTAAATCCGGTTGTCATTTTGCCAGGCGCACTCGCAGAACGTGGCGATGCTTTAGCAGGCGAATTTCAAACAAGCTGTTTGATGGCGGCCGGACAGTTCTGTACGAACCCCGGGCTGGTCATCCTGCTAGAAGATGAGCACTCCGGCAAGTTCATCGAGACCGTTAAATCAGGCTTCGCTTCCGCACCAAGTGGCACCCTTTTGACCAAGGGCGTTGAAGCTGGACTGACGCAAAATTTGAAAGTGCTTATCGATGCTGGCGCGGATGTCGAAGCAAGTGGAAGTGGCGAAGGATCGTCGTCCGGATACACTTGCCCGAACACGCTTTTATCGGTAACCGCTGAGAAGTTTCTCTCCAATACGGAAGCCTTTCAGACCGAAGCGTTCGGTAATTCTTCGCTCATCGTGAAGGCCAAAAACCTGGCCGAAGTTTGCAGTGTCATTGACTCGCTGGAAGGCAATTTGACCGGCACGATTTACTCCGAAACGCAAGGAGCAGACGATCCGGCCTACGATCAAGTTGCTCATCATTTGCGACCAAAAGTGGGGCGTTTGATCGACGATAAAATGCCCACGGGGGTTGCCGTTTCGGCGGCGATGAACCATGGCGGACCGTTCCCTGCGACGGGGCATCCTGGTTTTACCGCGGTGGGGATTCCGGCTTCGATTCATCGATTTGCGGCGCTTTATTGTTACGACAATGTCCGCGCTCACCGACTGCCACGCGTCCTTCAAGACGAGAATCCGACCGGCAAAACGTGGCGGTTTATTGATGGAGAATGGACGCAAAAAAGCGTCTGA
- a CDS encoding Gfo/Idh/MocA family protein: MAQKSNQRFDRRDLIKGSVAAAACWGLGVAPAFGDSKGGSDVVRLGVIGTGWRGGQLIDAFSKASGVKIVAVCDADESRVGEQAEKLNKSGKDKVDTVTDYRKILERDDIDAVAIAAPNHWHSLMAIEACQAGKHVYCEKPVCHSMWEGRKMVEAMHKYDRIVAAGFQNRSDTGLMKAIPMIHSGKFGAIQQIRGLCYRGRNSIGKLETPLTPPKSVDYNLWLGPAADQAIMRPKFHYDWHWDFNTGNGDMGNQGPHELDLIRWALGDPTHPAKVMSFGGRFGWDDAGNTPNMQCSVFDYGDGIPVIFEVRNLYQKENHGVGRFRYGPFVGIHVTCENGSYRGGRGGGAFYDKRGQKLEEIKGDSGMGHQQNFVDAIRTNDPGSLRSPIESGYYSSCMSHLAGIAVRTGQETPDKEIAERLSDNALAAEVYDRFSKQLQLWEVDTKKTPWRMGPTLTFDNAKEQFTAGDNLTAANGLLRREDRSPFVVPESV; encoded by the coding sequence ATGGCTCAAAAATCAAATCAACGATTCGACCGCCGCGATCTTATAAAGGGTTCTGTTGCTGCCGCGGCTTGCTGGGGGCTTGGGGTGGCTCCGGCTTTTGGTGATTCGAAGGGGGGAAGCGACGTCGTTCGGCTCGGTGTGATTGGGACCGGATGGCGAGGTGGTCAGCTTATCGATGCGTTCTCGAAAGCCAGCGGAGTTAAAATTGTTGCGGTGTGCGACGCCGACGAGTCGCGCGTTGGCGAGCAGGCCGAGAAGCTCAACAAGTCAGGCAAGGACAAAGTCGATACGGTCACCGACTACCGCAAAATTCTGGAGCGGGACGACATCGACGCGGTGGCCATCGCCGCACCCAATCATTGGCATTCGTTAATGGCGATCGAAGCTTGCCAGGCCGGCAAGCATGTCTATTGCGAGAAGCCGGTTTGCCACTCGATGTGGGAAGGCCGCAAGATGGTCGAGGCGATGCACAAATACGATCGGATTGTTGCCGCCGGATTTCAGAACCGCTCTGACACCGGACTGATGAAGGCGATACCGATGATTCACTCCGGCAAGTTCGGAGCGATCCAGCAAATACGCGGACTTTGCTATCGTGGGCGAAACAGTATCGGCAAGTTGGAAACGCCTCTCACGCCACCGAAAAGTGTTGATTACAACTTGTGGCTTGGCCCTGCCGCGGATCAAGCGATCATGCGTCCGAAGTTTCATTATGACTGGCACTGGGATTTCAACACCGGCAATGGCGACATGGGAAACCAAGGTCCCCATGAACTCGACTTGATCCGCTGGGCCCTTGGCGATCCGACGCATCCTGCGAAGGTGATGAGTTTCGGGGGCCGCTTTGGCTGGGACGATGCCGGTAATACGCCGAACATGCAATGTTCCGTCTTCGACTATGGAGATGGGATTCCGGTCATCTTCGAAGTTCGCAATCTCTATCAGAAAGAAAATCACGGAGTCGGTCGGTTCCGCTATGGTCCTTTCGTCGGCATTCACGTCACTTGTGAAAACGGCTCGTATCGAGGCGGTCGCGGGGGCGGTGCTTTCTACGACAAGCGTGGGCAAAAGCTCGAAGAGATCAAAGGCGACTCCGGAATGGGGCATCAGCAAAATTTCGTGGATGCGATTCGCACAAACGACCCCGGAAGTCTGCGATCGCCGATCGAGAGTGGCTATTACTCTTCCTGCATGTCCCACTTGGCAGGGATTGCGGTTCGAACTGGCCAGGAGACGCCAGACAAAGAGATCGCCGAGCGTCTGAGCGATAACGCTTTGGCGGCGGAGGTGTACGATCGTTTCTCGAAGCAGCTTCAGTTGTGGGAAGTCGATACCAAGAAGACGCCATGGCGAATGGGACCGACGCTCACGTTTGACAACGCCAAGGAACAGTTCACCGCCGGCGACAACCTAACGGCCGCGAACGGACTGCTTCGCCGCGAAGACCGAAGCCCATTCGTGGTGCCGGAATCGGTGTAA
- the csrA gene encoding carbon storage regulator CsrA, producing the protein MLVLSRKKNESIVINNDITIVVVEIRGDKVRLGVEAPKEVPVHRREVYDAIKRNENEQSSADASANLDSE; encoded by the coding sequence ATGCTGGTACTATCGAGGAAGAAAAACGAGAGCATTGTCATCAACAATGACATCACCATTGTGGTTGTTGAAATTCGAGGCGATAAGGTACGCCTGGGGGTAGAAGCCCCGAAGGAAGTACCAGTCCATCGTCGCGAAGTTTACGATGCCATCAAACGTAACGAGAACGAACAATCGTCGGCAGATGCTTCGGCCAATTTGGACTCCGAATAA
- a CDS encoding PH domain-containing protein, whose translation MKQAIPGLTLSSQQESTLQIVWPSVSASRTGQMLGRLYENKTGFSIFTIGNLLVLLSIPIAVPLYLWNALPVVGTRYRITNRHVNVERGIQGTMERQIALDAFDQIEIRQQPGQAWFRSADLVFLRGEEEAFTLPGVPYPEVFRSACQKAAMNYRGFQEIHARQAEAK comes from the coding sequence ATGAAACAAGCCATTCCCGGGCTCACTCTCAGTTCCCAACAAGAGTCGACCCTGCAAATTGTCTGGCCATCGGTGTCGGCGAGTCGTACCGGGCAAATGCTCGGGCGTCTCTACGAAAACAAAACCGGCTTCTCGATTTTTACGATCGGCAATCTGCTGGTCCTGCTTTCGATTCCCATTGCCGTGCCGCTTTATTTGTGGAATGCCCTTCCGGTCGTTGGCACGCGTTATCGCATTACCAATCGGCACGTGAATGTCGAACGAGGCATCCAAGGCACCATGGAGCGGCAGATTGCTCTCGATGCGTTCGACCAAATCGAAATCCGCCAGCAGCCCGGCCAGGCCTGGTTCCGCTCGGCCGACTTGGTGTTCCTTCGCGGCGAAGAAGAAGCATTCACCCTGCCCGGCGTCCCCTACCCCGAAGTCTTCCGCTCTGCCTGTCAAAAAGCAGCGATGAACTACCGAGGCTTCCAAGAAATCCACGCCCGGCAAGCAGAAGCCAAGTAG
- a CDS encoding D-alanyl-D-alanine carboxypeptidase family protein: protein MTHHFALPLALITFTVLLGGTQVAAASPETPSTQKTIDPLDGPPFVTCKAWAIADASTGQITAGDHQDEPRNPASITKIMTALVVMRIAEQSPEVWNETITFSEKADKTSGSTSGLNAGEKVSVTELLYGLLLPSGNDASVALAEHFGKKLTQEKESSYDAFIRTMCETAKDLGMTQTSYRNPHGLTAEGHLTTASDMIKLAREAMKYEKFREIVSTARHSTTVKTPEGGEREVEWKNSNKLLAHAGYLGMKTGTTRAAGACLVSCAERDGQQLIMVVLGSTSSDARYVDTRNLYRWIWNERTQATSVQ from the coding sequence ATGACCCACCACTTCGCATTGCCGTTGGCATTGATCACGTTCACCGTACTGCTGGGCGGCACCCAAGTAGCAGCCGCTAGTCCGGAAACACCTAGCACTCAAAAAACGATCGATCCGCTCGATGGGCCTCCGTTTGTGACTTGTAAAGCTTGGGCCATTGCCGACGCAAGCACCGGCCAAATTACCGCAGGCGACCACCAGGACGAACCGCGAAATCCGGCCAGCATCACCAAGATTATGACGGCACTTGTTGTCATGCGAATTGCCGAGCAGTCGCCAGAAGTCTGGAACGAGACGATCACGTTCTCCGAGAAAGCAGACAAAACTTCAGGCTCAACGTCTGGACTGAACGCCGGCGAAAAAGTCTCCGTCACCGAGCTTCTCTACGGCTTGCTGCTTCCCTCCGGAAACGACGCTTCCGTAGCACTCGCCGAACACTTCGGGAAAAAGCTGACCCAAGAGAAGGAATCGAGTTACGACGCATTCATCCGCACGATGTGCGAAACGGCCAAAGACCTGGGGATGACACAAACCAGCTATCGCAACCCGCATGGTTTGACCGCGGAAGGCCATCTCACCACCGCCTCCGACATGATCAAGCTCGCTCGCGAGGCGATGAAGTACGAGAAGTTCCGAGAAATTGTCAGCACGGCTCGCCACAGTACCACCGTCAAAACGCCTGAAGGTGGCGAGCGGGAAGTCGAGTGGAAGAACAGTAACAAGCTGCTCGCTCACGCAGGCTACCTCGGCATGAAAACCGGCACCACCAGGGCCGCCGGCGCCTGCCTGGTTTCATGTGCCGAACGAGACGGCCAACAGCTGATCATGGTCGTTCTGGGCTCGACCAGCAGCGACGCCCGCTATGTCGACACACGCAATCTGTACCGCTGGATCTGGAACGAACGCACCCAAGCGACCAGCGTCCAATAA
- a CDS encoding DUF1559 domain-containing protein — protein MPRPSIQRSAFTLVELLVVIAIIGVLIALLLPAVQQAREAARRLQCTNNQKQIGLAVHNYHDTFLKLPINGIPQSSSTSLYRGPSWLARLLPFIEQGNGYDQLVYEGDFTMQDGSYPAAHILNELRVPIYNCPSSPLPQTETQNNGPSGDEVELQVTNYVGITGSYWRGGTIGNTGDESTAPYDENYAGRTVYNGMISTLTDQSDAIGLQAAIDGTSNTMMLSEQSDYFYDASGNKVDRRSAGYYGKTWACGVGAYNGAGDWTQTVTTIRYPIATEGGAGNQAEYQTNIALTSAHPGGVLLTLGDGSVRFLAETANFSILTALADRQDGAVMEKF, from the coding sequence ATGCCACGTCCATCAATCCAGCGATCTGCTTTTACCCTCGTCGAACTGCTGGTGGTCATCGCCATCATTGGCGTTCTGATCGCTTTGCTGCTTCCCGCTGTGCAACAAGCCCGTGAAGCCGCTCGACGCCTGCAATGCACCAACAACCAAAAGCAAATCGGTCTCGCGGTTCACAACTACCACGACACCTTCCTGAAACTTCCCATCAATGGCATCCCGCAAAGCAGTTCTACGTCGCTTTATCGCGGCCCTTCGTGGCTGGCCCGATTGTTGCCGTTCATCGAACAGGGCAACGGCTACGATCAATTGGTCTACGAAGGAGACTTCACCATGCAGGACGGTAGCTACCCTGCCGCCCACATCCTGAACGAACTTCGCGTGCCGATCTACAACTGCCCATCGAGCCCGCTCCCGCAAACCGAAACGCAAAACAACGGTCCCAGCGGTGACGAAGTCGAACTGCAAGTCACCAACTATGTCGGCATCACCGGTTCTTACTGGCGTGGGGGAACGATCGGCAACACCGGCGACGAATCGACCGCACCATACGACGAAAATTACGCCGGCCGAACCGTCTATAACGGCATGATCTCGACGCTGACCGATCAAAGCGATGCCATCGGCCTGCAAGCCGCCATCGACGGTACGAGCAACACGATGATGCTCAGCGAACAAAGCGATTACTTCTACGACGCCAGCGGCAACAAAGTCGATCGCCGCAGCGCCGGTTACTACGGCAAGACATGGGCTTGCGGCGTCGGTGCTTACAACGGGGCCGGCGATTGGACACAAACGGTAACCACCATTCGTTACCCCATCGCCACCGAAGGGGGTGCCGGCAATCAGGCCGAATATCAAACCAACATCGCACTCACTTCCGCTCACCCAGGCGGCGTACTGCTGACGCTGGGAGATGGCTCGGTTCGCTTCCTGGCCGAAACCGCCAACTTCTCGATCCTGACCGCATTGGCTGACCGCCAAGATGGCGCGGTCATGGAGAAGTTTTAA
- a CDS encoding NADH-quinone oxidoreductase subunit I, whose protein sequence is MTSWWKNLVRAVATVIQGLLVTLRVWKSTYDPSRKTFTEHFEYPELPVHVAPRYRGFHRFDVTTCIGCDQCAKACPVDCIYIGKERVENGKGFKLTHFTIDYTKCMFCALCVEPCPVDCIFMGGTLDLSSYSRDGALVDYSRLPIDVAWGRATLNPTAVAESKAVLKPVHGGPAEQAG, encoded by the coding sequence ATGACGAGTTGGTGGAAAAATCTGGTTCGTGCGGTTGCAACGGTTATTCAAGGCTTGCTGGTCACCCTGCGAGTCTGGAAATCGACGTATGACCCGAGCCGGAAAACATTTACCGAGCATTTCGAGTATCCGGAGCTCCCTGTCCATGTGGCCCCCCGCTATCGTGGCTTTCATCGCTTCGATGTCACGACATGTATCGGGTGCGATCAGTGTGCGAAGGCCTGCCCTGTCGACTGCATCTACATCGGTAAAGAGCGAGTCGAGAATGGGAAAGGGTTCAAGCTGACCCATTTCACCATCGACTACACCAAGTGCATGTTCTGTGCTTTGTGCGTCGAGCCTTGCCCGGTCGACTGTATTTTCATGGGGGGAACGCTCGATTTAAGTTCCTACAGCCGCGATGGTGCATTGGTCGACTACTCAAGATTGCCGATCGACGTTGCATGGGGGCGTGCGACGCTGAATCCGACGGCGGTGGCTGAATCGAAAGCCGTTTTGAAACCGGTCCACGGCGGCCCAGCGGAACAGGCTGGCTAG
- the floA gene encoding flotillin-like protein FloA (flotillin-like protein involved in membrane lipid rafts): MIDALLMFAQGDGGTMWYVYALATFMLVVFGIVVIIVLLNYGQLWFQAYMSSADVSLWSLVGMSLRQVNSRLMVKAKVMAKQSGLDIDRTRGISTKRLEAHYLAGGNVMHVIHAIIAAQRAGIDLDFDRAAAIDLAGRDVVDAVKTSVLPKVIECPDPRRSGKNTLSAIAKNGVELRVRAKVTVRTSLEQLIGGATEETVIARVGESIISAIGSSEHHTHVLENPDVITRAVLARGLDAHTAYEIVSIDIADIDVGENVGARLQNDQAEADTRVARAKAEQRRAEAIASEQENKAKVAMNRAKLVFAEAEVPKAMAEAFRSGAMHTQGENGQAG, translated from the coding sequence ATGATTGACGCATTGCTGATGTTTGCCCAAGGGGATGGCGGAACCATGTGGTACGTCTATGCCCTCGCGACGTTCATGCTCGTTGTCTTCGGCATCGTCGTGATCATTGTTCTGTTGAACTATGGGCAGCTTTGGTTCCAAGCCTATATGTCCAGCGCTGACGTTTCGCTTTGGAGCCTGGTCGGCATGAGCCTGCGTCAGGTGAACAGCCGCTTGATGGTCAAAGCCAAAGTCATGGCCAAGCAGTCTGGCCTCGATATCGATCGGACCAGAGGCATCAGTACCAAGCGGCTCGAAGCCCATTACCTGGCTGGCGGGAACGTGATGCATGTGATTCATGCGATCATCGCCGCGCAGCGAGCCGGGATCGATTTGGACTTTGATCGTGCAGCGGCAATTGACCTGGCCGGCCGCGATGTCGTCGATGCGGTGAAGACGAGCGTCTTGCCGAAAGTGATCGAATGTCCCGATCCTCGCCGTAGCGGCAAGAACACGCTCAGCGCGATCGCCAAGAATGGTGTCGAGCTTCGCGTGCGGGCCAAAGTTACTGTACGGACTTCGCTGGAACAACTGATCGGCGGAGCAACGGAAGAAACGGTCATCGCGCGTGTCGGGGAAAGCATTATCTCCGCCATCGGTTCTTCCGAGCATCATACGCATGTGCTGGAAAACCCCGACGTGATTACCCGGGCCGTGCTCGCTCGCGGATTGGACGCTCATACGGCGTATGAAATCGTCTCGATCGACATTGCCGATATCGACGTTGGCGAAAACGTCGGGGCTCGTCTGCAGAACGATCAAGCGGAAGCAGATACCCGCGTCGCACGCGCTAAAGCAGAGCAACGTCGTGCCGAGGCAATCGCTTCTGAGCAGGAAAACAAAGCCAAAGTTGCCATGAATCGGGCCAAGCTGGTCTTCGCCGAAGCAGAAGTTCCCAAGGCAATGGCCGAAGCGTTCCGTAGCGGAGCGATGCACACCCAGGGCGAAAACGGCCAAGCCGGCTAG
- a CDS encoding fumarylacetoacetate hydrolase family protein, with protein MRLAKFIGTHGSPAVGLIRENEVVQFSNQEVNDLFTILDADDPVQKVEQLLQSAQDSVPLDKVVLLPPIDQQEVWAAGVTYKRSQTARMEESEAAADCYDRVYVSDRPELFFKATPHRVTGTGQTLRIRKDSKWNVPEPEFALALNSRGQIVGVTIGNDMSSRDIEGENPLYLPQAKVYDQCCGLGPWVVLASEYWKEYSELGKIEVQLSITRSGSEVFQGATSLDQLARSLEGLVEYLFRDQHFPRGAFLLTGTGIVPDNDFTLQPQDIVSIQISGIGTLTSEIVQG; from the coding sequence ATGCGCCTCGCTAAGTTTATCGGTACCCACGGAAGTCCGGCGGTTGGTTTGATTCGGGAAAACGAAGTCGTTCAGTTTTCAAACCAAGAGGTGAACGACTTATTCACGATCCTGGATGCGGACGATCCTGTGCAAAAGGTCGAGCAGTTACTTCAAAGTGCGCAGGATTCCGTACCGTTGGACAAAGTTGTCCTGCTGCCGCCGATCGATCAGCAGGAAGTCTGGGCAGCTGGGGTGACTTACAAGCGAAGTCAAACGGCACGCATGGAAGAGTCCGAAGCGGCGGCCGACTGTTACGATCGTGTTTATGTTTCGGATCGTCCTGAATTGTTCTTCAAAGCGACACCACATCGTGTAACAGGTACCGGACAAACGCTGCGAATTCGCAAAGATTCCAAGTGGAATGTTCCGGAACCGGAATTCGCTTTGGCCCTGAATTCTCGCGGGCAAATCGTCGGTGTCACGATCGGTAACGACATGAGCAGTCGCGACATCGAAGGAGAGAACCCCCTTTATCTTCCGCAGGCAAAAGTTTATGACCAATGCTGCGGATTAGGACCATGGGTGGTACTGGCTTCCGAGTATTGGAAAGAGTATTCCGAACTCGGCAAGATCGAAGTGCAGCTCAGCATTACTCGGTCTGGCAGCGAAGTGTTTCAGGGCGCAACGAGCCTCGATCAATTGGCTCGATCGTTGGAAGGTCTCGTGGAATATCTCTTCCGGGATCAGCACTTTCCACGTGGCGCGTTTCTGTTGACAGGAACTGGAATTGTGCCTGACAACGACTTCACGCTGCAGCCGCAAGACATCGTGAGCATTCAAATCTCTGGCATTGGCACCCTGACTAGCGAAATCGTTCAGGGTTAA
- a CDS encoding ferrochelatase encodes MTAQPYDALLVLSFGGPEKPDDVIPFLENVLRGRNVPRERMLEVAEHYYHFGGKSPINDQNRELIDALTAELKQHEVDLPIYWGNRNWHPMLADTMKQMHADGHRNVLVFVTSIFSSYSGCRQYREDIMKAQAELGLEESMTFGKIRTFYNHPDFISTMVDRVNDALAELPAEGSDERLILYTAHSIPNAMAETCAYERQLTESSRLISEAVGIENWSLVYQSRSGPPQQPWLEPDVCDVIQEVSDKKSAKQIVLVPVGFVSDHMEVIYDLDDEAATLAKELGLPMSRAKTAGIHPQFITMIRKLIEERLGRTVDKEAIGKFGPSHDVCPVDCCKYQPRRPGPPQPAK; translated from the coding sequence ATGACCGCACAACCCTACGATGCTTTACTTGTCCTCTCGTTTGGTGGCCCTGAGAAGCCGGACGACGTGATTCCGTTCCTGGAAAATGTCCTTCGCGGGCGAAACGTACCGCGGGAACGCATGCTCGAAGTGGCCGAGCATTACTATCACTTCGGCGGCAAAAGTCCGATCAACGATCAAAATCGAGAGCTGATCGATGCCCTGACTGCAGAGCTCAAACAGCACGAAGTCGACCTGCCGATTTATTGGGGTAATCGCAACTGGCACCCCATGCTGGCCGACACCATGAAGCAGATGCATGCCGATGGCCATCGCAACGTGCTGGTGTTTGTTACGTCGATCTTCAGTTCCTACTCTGGCTGCCGGCAATATCGCGAAGACATTATGAAAGCCCAAGCCGAACTAGGACTGGAAGAGTCGATGACGTTCGGCAAGATCCGCACGTTCTACAATCACCCCGACTTTATCAGCACGATGGTCGACCGAGTAAACGACGCCCTTGCCGAGCTTCCCGCGGAAGGATCCGACGAACGCCTGATCCTGTACACAGCCCACAGCATTCCCAACGCGATGGCTGAAACTTGTGCCTACGAACGTCAACTGACAGAAAGCTCGCGGCTGATTTCCGAAGCGGTTGGGATCGAAAACTGGTCGCTCGTTTATCAAAGCCGTAGCGGCCCGCCGCAGCAGCCTTGGCTGGAACCGGACGTGTGCGATGTCATTCAGGAAGTGTCCGACAAGAAATCGGCGAAGCAAATCGTGCTGGTGCCGGTCGGTTTTGTTTCCGATCATATGGAAGTGATTTACGATCTGGATGACGAAGCGGCAACGCTTGCCAAGGAACTGGGCCTGCCGATGTCGCGAGCCAAGACGGCCGGCATCCACCCGCAGTTCATCACCATGATTCGTAAGCTGATCGAAGAACGCCTCGGCCGCACGGTCGACAAAGAAGCGATCGGCAAGTTTGGCCCGTCGCACGACGTTTGCCCGGTCGATTGCTGTAAATATCAACCACGCCGGCCTGGCCCACCGCAACCAGCTAAATAG
- a CDS encoding carboxypeptidase-like regulatory domain-containing protein produces MKSTHGRTTAFLLTLLLSISVIGCSSGDDGNLGSVSGTVTLDGKPYPGAVVTFTPSNNQGRPSKGLTDESGQYELIYIRTTRGAEKGDHRVRITTLPPSGPPEVVSKIKFKETVPKKYNTRSELTATVESGSNEINFELDSK; encoded by the coding sequence ATGAAATCTACCCACGGTCGCACTACGGCCTTCCTGCTGACCCTTCTGCTCAGCATCTCGGTAATTGGCTGCTCCAGCGGCGACGACGGCAACTTGGGCTCCGTCAGCGGCACCGTCACACTGGACGGCAAGCCTTACCCGGGCGCAGTTGTCACGTTCACCCCCAGCAACAACCAAGGCCGCCCATCAAAAGGCCTGACCGACGAAAGCGGTCAGTACGAATTGATCTACATCCGCACCACTCGTGGAGCTGAAAAAGGGGACCACCGCGTCCGAATCACGACGCTTCCTCCCTCTGGACCACCCGAGGTGGTCTCGAAGATCAAGTTCAAAGAAACGGTCCCCAAGAAGTACAACACACGCTCGGAACTGACCGCCACCGTCGAATCTGGTAGCAACGAAATCAACTTCGAGCTCGACTCGAAGTAA